A stretch of Ranitomeya variabilis isolate aRanVar5 chromosome 3, aRanVar5.hap1, whole genome shotgun sequence DNA encodes these proteins:
- the RAB6A gene encoding ras-related protein Rab-6A isoform X2, translating to MSSGGDFGNPLRKFKLVFLGEQSVGKTSLITRFMYDSFDNTYQATIGIDFLSKTMYLEDRTIRLQLWDTAGQERFRSLIPSYIRDSAAAVVVYDITNVNSFQQTTKWIDDVRTERGSDVIIMLVGNKTDLADKRQVSIEEGERKAKELNVMFIETSAKAGYNVKQLFRRVAAALPGMESSQDKSKEDMIDVRLDKPQEAPVSEGGCSC from the exons ATGTCCTCGGGAGGAGACTTCGGGAACCCGCTGAGGAAATTTAAGCTGGTCTTCCTAGGAGAGCAGAGCG TTGGGAAAACCTCCCTAATCACACGATTCATGTATGACAGCTTCGACAACACGTACCAG GCAACAATTGGTATCGACTTCTTATCAAAGACCATGTACCTGGAGGACCGAACA ATCAGATTGCAGCTCTGGGATACGGCGGGGCAGGAACGATTCCGCAGCCTGATCCCCAGTTACATCCGCGACTCCGCAGCCGCCGTAGTAGTTTACGACATCACAA ATGTGAACTCGTTCCAACAAACGACAAAATGGATCGATGACGTCAGGACGGAGCGAGGCAGTGACGTGATCATCATGCTGGTGGGGAATAAAACCGACCTCGCTGACAAAAG GCAAGTGTCCATcgaggaaggagagaggaaggcCAAGGAGCTGAATGTAATGTTTATCGAGACCAGCGCAAAAGCCGGATATAATGTAAAACAG CTCTTCAGACGTGTTGCAGCCGCTCTACCTGGTATGGAAAGCTCACAGGACAAGAGTAAAGAAGACA TGATTGACGTCAGACTGGATAAGCCTCAGGAAGCTCCTGTCAGCGAAGGCGGCTGCTCCTGTTAA
- the RAB6A gene encoding ras-related protein Rab-6A isoform X1 gives MSSGGDFGNPLRKFKLVFLGEQSVGKTSLITRFMYDSFDNTYQATIGIDFLSKTMYLEDRTVRLQLWDTAGQERFRSLIPSYIRDSTVAVVVYDITNVNSFQQTTKWIDDVRTERGSDVIIMLVGNKTDLADKRQVSIEEGERKAKELNVMFIETSAKAGYNVKQLFRRVAAALPGMESSQDKSKEDMIDVRLDKPQEAPVSEGGCSC, from the exons ATGTCCTCGGGAGGAGACTTCGGGAACCCGCTGAGGAAATTTAAGCTGGTCTTCCTAGGAGAGCAGAGCG TTGGGAAAACCTCCCTAATCACACGATTCATGTATGACAGCTTCGACAACACGTACCAG GCAACAATTGGTATCGACTTCTTATCAAAGACCATGTACCTGGAGGACCGAACA GTCCGGCTGCAGCTCTGGGACACAGCAGGGCAGGAGCGCTTCAGGAGCTTGATCCCTAGCTACATccgagactccactgtggctgttgTGGTTTATGATATCACAA ATGTGAACTCGTTCCAACAAACGACAAAATGGATCGATGACGTCAGGACGGAGCGAGGCAGTGACGTGATCATCATGCTGGTGGGGAATAAAACCGACCTCGCTGACAAAAG GCAAGTGTCCATcgaggaaggagagaggaaggcCAAGGAGCTGAATGTAATGTTTATCGAGACCAGCGCAAAAGCCGGATATAATGTAAAACAG CTCTTCAGACGTGTTGCAGCCGCTCTACCTGGTATGGAAAGCTCACAGGACAAGAGTAAAGAAGACA TGATTGACGTCAGACTGGATAAGCCTCAGGAAGCTCCTGTCAGCGAAGGCGGCTGCTCCTGTTAA